A section of the Phaseolus vulgaris cultivar G19833 chromosome 8, P. vulgaris v2.0, whole genome shotgun sequence genome encodes:
- the LOC137826863 gene encoding ankyrin repeat-containing protein ITN1-like isoform X2, with translation MMNPDVEVSDESNIKITISRDYLSHDQTLPPVAVTPSSEMLWCAFSGDWSKMEDIVKNDPSSVRIQFIGSGNTALHIAAGAGNTSFVEELTKLMKPEDQLIPNFQGMLPVHLAALSGHGRIVKDLCSQQRLLDKMAYKDIRKLFFITISNNMFDVAITIFKKCPLELSTARDEEQLTAMHMLARKPSTVLRMELEDDKDDKGSGIILLRGIWAEVGKLKIEETFALITQPSVVLFDAIQSVSHKEVINMFLKCIEILSTVKDPNGRNLLHLLFLHRRDDIFNTLVNHRKEQLVRAVDNEGNNVLHLAALFPIQFQSFSGSSAYIQMQRELKWFKKAQESVPSELKSVINKKGKRPIDVFYDEHNQLSKDIKEAAKGIADSGMIVATLVATVAFAAALTVPGDKNNNWFIVFIFTNAVALFTSSASILSFLSNFTSSRFAQSEFVVSLHPSLTFGPVLLIISVASMVLAFIAATFLIFAHTTNTTHRVEGEWREGKKHYKDTDENLCTVNYQKMYE, from the exons ATGATGAATCCTGATGTGGAAGTTTCGGATGAGTCCAACATAAAGATTACAATATCACGAGATTATCTGAGCCATGACCAAACTCTTCCCCCTGTTGCTGTCACACCATCATCAG AAATGTTATGGTGTGCATTTTCGGGTGACTGGAGTAAAATGGAAGACATTGTTAAAAATGATCCAAGTAGTGTACGCATTCAATTCATTGGATCAGGCAACACAGCTCTTCATATAGCAGCAGGTGCAGGGAACACTAGTTTTGTTGAAGAGTTGACTAAGCTTATGAAGCCAGAAGACCAGCTAATACCAAACTTCCAAGGGATGCTTCCAGTTCACTTGGCTGCTTTATCTGGCCACGGCAGAATAGTGAAAGATTTATGCTCTCAGCAGCGTCTGCTTGACAAAATGGCTTACAAGGATATTCGAAAACTCTTTTTCATCACCATTAGCAACAACATGTTTG ATGTGGCCatcacaatatttaaaaaatgtcccCTTGAATTGAGCACTGCAAGAGATGAAGAGCAGCTAACAGCAATGCATATGCTGGCGCGAAAGCCGTCAACAGTATTAC gcATGGAATTAGAGGACGACAAAGATGATAAAGGATCGGGTATTATATTGCTGAGAGGGATATGGGCTGAAGTTGGAAAGTTGAAAATAGAAGAGACTTTTGCGTTGATTACTCAACCTTCGGTAGTGTTGTTTGATGCAATACAATCAGTAAGCCACAAGGAAGTAATAAACATGTTTTTGAAGTGTATTGAAATACTCAGCACAGTAAAGGACCCTAATGGACGGAACCTACTGCACTTACTTTTTCTACATCGACGTGATGATATCTTTAATACGCTTGTAAATCATAGGAAAGAGCAGTTAGTACGAGCAGTGGACAATGAAGGTAACAACGTTCTACACTTGGCTGCGCTTTTTCCAATTCAATTCCAATCATTCTCAGGTTCAAGTGCATACATTCAAATGCAAAGAGAGCTCAAATGGTTCAAG AAAGCTCAGGAAAGCGTTCCTAGTGAATTAAAGAGTGTGATAAACAAGAAGGGGAAGAGACCAATTGATGTATTTTATGATGAACACAATCAGTTATCTAAAGATATCAAAGAAGCAGCCAAAGGAATAGCAGATTCTGGAATGATTGTAGCAACGCTTGTTGCTACCGTAGCATTTGCAGCTGCTCTCACTGTTCCAGGTGACAAGAACAATAACTGGTTCATTGTCTTCATCTTCACGAACGCAGTCGCATTATTCACTTCTTCTGCGTCCATACTCTCTTTCTTGTCAAATTTCACTTCTTCAAGATTTGCACAAAGTGAATTTGTGGTATCACTACATCCCAGCTTGACTTTTGGACCTGTGTTACTAATCATCTCCGTTGCTTCTATGGTTCTGGCTTTCATTGCAGCAACCTTTCTCATATTTGCTCACACAACCAA
- the LOC137826863 gene encoding ankyrin repeat-containing protein ITN1-like isoform X1, which produces MMNPDVEVSDESNIKITISRDYLSHDQTLPPVAVTPSSEMLWCAFSGDWSKMEDIVKNDPSSVRIQFIGSGNTALHIAAGAGNTSFVEELTKLMKPEDQLIPNFQGMLPVHLAALSGHGRIVKDLCSQQRLLDKMAYKDIRKLFFITISNNMFDVAITIFKKCPLELSTARDEEQLTAMHMLARKPSTVLRMELEDDKDDKGSGIILLRGIWAEVGKLKIEETFALITQPSVVLFDAIQSVSHKEVINMFLKCIEILSTVKDPNGRNLLHLLFLHRRDDIFNTLVNHRKEQLVRAVDNEGNNVLHLAALFPIQFQSFSGSSAYIQMQRELKWFKKAQESVPSELKSVINKKGKRPIDVFYDEHNQLSKDIKEAAKGIADSGMIVATLVATVAFAAALTVPGDKNNNWFIVFIFTNAVALFTSSASILSFLSNFTSSRFAQSEFVVSLHPSLTFGPVLLIISVASMVLAFIAATFLIFAHTTKWVSYTVAPMGVFALLLFLLFQSKFCDQLFWSSYYRPKLE; this is translated from the exons ATGATGAATCCTGATGTGGAAGTTTCGGATGAGTCCAACATAAAGATTACAATATCACGAGATTATCTGAGCCATGACCAAACTCTTCCCCCTGTTGCTGTCACACCATCATCAG AAATGTTATGGTGTGCATTTTCGGGTGACTGGAGTAAAATGGAAGACATTGTTAAAAATGATCCAAGTAGTGTACGCATTCAATTCATTGGATCAGGCAACACAGCTCTTCATATAGCAGCAGGTGCAGGGAACACTAGTTTTGTTGAAGAGTTGACTAAGCTTATGAAGCCAGAAGACCAGCTAATACCAAACTTCCAAGGGATGCTTCCAGTTCACTTGGCTGCTTTATCTGGCCACGGCAGAATAGTGAAAGATTTATGCTCTCAGCAGCGTCTGCTTGACAAAATGGCTTACAAGGATATTCGAAAACTCTTTTTCATCACCATTAGCAACAACATGTTTG ATGTGGCCatcacaatatttaaaaaatgtcccCTTGAATTGAGCACTGCAAGAGATGAAGAGCAGCTAACAGCAATGCATATGCTGGCGCGAAAGCCGTCAACAGTATTAC gcATGGAATTAGAGGACGACAAAGATGATAAAGGATCGGGTATTATATTGCTGAGAGGGATATGGGCTGAAGTTGGAAAGTTGAAAATAGAAGAGACTTTTGCGTTGATTACTCAACCTTCGGTAGTGTTGTTTGATGCAATACAATCAGTAAGCCACAAGGAAGTAATAAACATGTTTTTGAAGTGTATTGAAATACTCAGCACAGTAAAGGACCCTAATGGACGGAACCTACTGCACTTACTTTTTCTACATCGACGTGATGATATCTTTAATACGCTTGTAAATCATAGGAAAGAGCAGTTAGTACGAGCAGTGGACAATGAAGGTAACAACGTTCTACACTTGGCTGCGCTTTTTCCAATTCAATTCCAATCATTCTCAGGTTCAAGTGCATACATTCAAATGCAAAGAGAGCTCAAATGGTTCAAG AAAGCTCAGGAAAGCGTTCCTAGTGAATTAAAGAGTGTGATAAACAAGAAGGGGAAGAGACCAATTGATGTATTTTATGATGAACACAATCAGTTATCTAAAGATATCAAAGAAGCAGCCAAAGGAATAGCAGATTCTGGAATGATTGTAGCAACGCTTGTTGCTACCGTAGCATTTGCAGCTGCTCTCACTGTTCCAGGTGACAAGAACAATAACTGGTTCATTGTCTTCATCTTCACGAACGCAGTCGCATTATTCACTTCTTCTGCGTCCATACTCTCTTTCTTGTCAAATTTCACTTCTTCAAGATTTGCACAAAGTGAATTTGTGGTATCACTACATCCCAGCTTGACTTTTGGACCTGTGTTACTAATCATCTCCGTTGCTTCTATGGTTCTGGCTTTCATTGCAGCAACCTTTCTCATATTTGCTCACACAACCAAGTGGGTTTCT
- the LOC137826863 gene encoding ankyrin repeat-containing protein ITN1-like isoform X3 — translation MMNPDVEVSDESNIKITISRDYLSHDQTLPPVAVTPSSEMLWCAFSGDWSKMEDIVKNDPSSVRIQFIGSGNTALHIAAGAGNTSFVEELTKLMKPEDQLIPNFQGMLPVHLAALSGHGRIVKDLCSQQRLLDKMAYKDIRKLFFITISNNMFDVAITIFKKCPLELSTARDEEQLTAMHMLARKPSTVLRMELEDDKDDKGSGIILLRGIWAEVGKLKIEETFALITQPSVVLFDAIQSVSHKEVINMFLKCIEILSTVKDPNGRNLLHLLFLHRRDDIFNTLVNHRKEQLVRAVDNEGNNVLHLAALFPIQFQSFSGSSAYIQMQRELKWFKKAQESVPSELKSVINKKGKRPIDVFYDEHNQLSKDIKEAAKGIADSGMIVATLVATVAFAAALTVPAQLIGWRENGVKGRNTIRTLMKICVLLTIRRCMSRF, via the exons ATGATGAATCCTGATGTGGAAGTTTCGGATGAGTCCAACATAAAGATTACAATATCACGAGATTATCTGAGCCATGACCAAACTCTTCCCCCTGTTGCTGTCACACCATCATCAG AAATGTTATGGTGTGCATTTTCGGGTGACTGGAGTAAAATGGAAGACATTGTTAAAAATGATCCAAGTAGTGTACGCATTCAATTCATTGGATCAGGCAACACAGCTCTTCATATAGCAGCAGGTGCAGGGAACACTAGTTTTGTTGAAGAGTTGACTAAGCTTATGAAGCCAGAAGACCAGCTAATACCAAACTTCCAAGGGATGCTTCCAGTTCACTTGGCTGCTTTATCTGGCCACGGCAGAATAGTGAAAGATTTATGCTCTCAGCAGCGTCTGCTTGACAAAATGGCTTACAAGGATATTCGAAAACTCTTTTTCATCACCATTAGCAACAACATGTTTG ATGTGGCCatcacaatatttaaaaaatgtcccCTTGAATTGAGCACTGCAAGAGATGAAGAGCAGCTAACAGCAATGCATATGCTGGCGCGAAAGCCGTCAACAGTATTAC gcATGGAATTAGAGGACGACAAAGATGATAAAGGATCGGGTATTATATTGCTGAGAGGGATATGGGCTGAAGTTGGAAAGTTGAAAATAGAAGAGACTTTTGCGTTGATTACTCAACCTTCGGTAGTGTTGTTTGATGCAATACAATCAGTAAGCCACAAGGAAGTAATAAACATGTTTTTGAAGTGTATTGAAATACTCAGCACAGTAAAGGACCCTAATGGACGGAACCTACTGCACTTACTTTTTCTACATCGACGTGATGATATCTTTAATACGCTTGTAAATCATAGGAAAGAGCAGTTAGTACGAGCAGTGGACAATGAAGGTAACAACGTTCTACACTTGGCTGCGCTTTTTCCAATTCAATTCCAATCATTCTCAGGTTCAAGTGCATACATTCAAATGCAAAGAGAGCTCAAATGGTTCAAG AAAGCTCAGGAAAGCGTTCCTAGTGAATTAAAGAGTGTGATAAACAAGAAGGGGAAGAGACCAATTGATGTATTTTATGATGAACACAATCAGTTATCTAAAGATATCAAAGAAGCAGCCAAAGGAATAGCAGATTCTGGAATGATTGTAGCAACGCTTGTTGCTACCGTAGCATTTGCAGCTGCTCTCACTGTTCCAG